The stretch of DNA ATTCTTCTGCCAATCTTTTCGTGGATTTTTTTCAAGAACACGTATGAAAGCAATTCACCTCAACTAACACTCTAGTACATTGACAGTCTGCCATTACACACATACCttgctatacggccgctctttataaagggcgaacacgaaattattgcgacaccgaaaatgtcatgccaattttcttataatgtttagaatcaaaccaaaattttagggtagttttatacatatatttacttcaaaaatcaaaagaaaagttaatcgatgaagccttgagtgtaaaattgaacgcattttcgcctgatgccctccatcaaagtctttacagtgtcatccggtaccagtttctcagttttttcccattttcttaacatgtccttctcgtctttgactgtcttcttgctcttccgaagttcccgcttcattattgcccagtactgctccaccgggcgcagctccggacagtttggcgggttcatgtcctttggaacaaaatggacagaattggcctcataccagaattggtatgtcactcCAATTGAAGCTGGAGAGTTTCAGCCAGATGCTCTCCAGCTTCAATTGGAGTGACATACTAGACACCAATAATGTCGAGTCTGCTGCTCTAACATTATCCAACGTTCTGACGTATGTCATCAATAGACATGTGCCGAAAAAGAAGCGCCCCCAGGCATCCCGTAAACCATAGCAGACTGGCGTACTACGACGAATGGAATCTTTAAAGAGGGCCGCATTGAGATGGTTCACTAGATACCGAACACAAGCTCTTCAATGCCAATACGCGATAAtcaaccacgaatacaaacgtaTTGCTAAGCAATCTTTCCAGCATTATCAGCGTGGAATCCACAGCAGTTTTGGAATTTTGTGAACGAGCAACGCCATGAAGCTGGCTTGCCATCGTCTATGACGTTCAACGGAAGCGTGGCTTCTACCCAGCAAGATATCTGCAAccaattttctgaaaaattcgCCTGTGTTTTCACAGATGAAAGGTTGAGCGACGACCACATCGGGAATGCCGCTAGTTTCGTCCCTCTTTCTAGCCAAACTCTGAGTTTAGTTGACATCAATACGGAGATGATTTCTAGGTCATTCTCAAGGCTCAAACCGTCGTTTAATCCGGGACCGGACGGAATCCCATCTGTTTTCCAGAAAACGCACATGAATGACTTGTTGCTCCCGCTGCTCCACATATTCAAACTTTCAGCTGATTTGACAGCAGCCTTCGATAAATTGAACCACCGTATAGCTATCGCTCAACTGGACAGACTTGGGATTAACGGCAACCTTTTGCAATGGTTTCATTCATACCTAACTGGCCGTCGTCTAGCCGTCGTTATTGGTGATTGCCAATCCTCTCTTTTTGATGCTACGTCCGGAATACCACAAGGCAGCACTCTCGGGTCCGTTAATTTTTCTGATCTACTTCGTAAATCTGGTAATCGAAGGACCACGACTATCATATGcagatgatttgaaaatttaccttcgGGTCTGCTCAATTGTCACTTCCTTCAACGACAGCTGGATGCTTTTGCCGATTGGTGTGTACTCAACCGAATGGATGTAAACCCCGCTAAATGTTCTGTTATCTCGTTTGCGCGCAAGAGACAGAACATATCGTACAAATATGTCTTGTTTGACACGGTAATTGAGCGAGTCAGCGAAGTCAAGGACCTGGGAGTTATTTTGGACACGCAACTCTCATTTAAACCGCACATCTTGTTCATGGTCAATAAAGCGTCCAGAACTCTGGGGTTCATCTTCAGGATTGCCAAGAACTTCACCGTCATCTACTGCCTTAAATCTCTCTACTGCTATCTAACTCGTTCTGTATTAGAATACGGTTCAGCAGTTATAACAACGGCGTCGAAAGAATTGAAACAGTTCAACGACGATTCGTGAGATACGCACTTCGTAGTTTGCCGTGGACAGACCCCTTCCGACTACCGAGTTACGAGAGTCGTTGTCAGCTGATTGACTTGGAATCTCTGTCGGTTCGTAGAGACACAGCCAGAGCTTTGCTGATAGCTGATGTTTTGCAAGGACGCATCGACTGTCCCGTTCTCTTGGAAAACATCAACATCAACGTTCGACCTCGAGCTCTCCGGAATAATGCGATGCTACGATTGCCCGTACAACGCACGAGTTATAGCATGTTTGGTAGATTCAACGGTTTGCAGAGACTCTTTAACAGTATAGCCAGGCTGTTCGACTTTCATCTATCCCGAACGCTTCTTCGTCGgagatttagttttttttaaggaACAGATTTCCATGTGATTATTGTTTTATGTGATGActttttttgtaatgcattatTCGTGTTTAGATTTAAGCTACATCATTAGGGCCTTTACAGCCTGTTGATGAATtgactaataataataataatatgatCTCTTGGACCGGTTGAAGATAAACGTTGTACCGTAAACCACCAACCCTTCCAACGTCCCCCAGTTGTGACCATAAGGAAAAAATTGGGCGAGCTACAAACGGAGGATCTACTTTAATTATGTCGTGACTAAAACGAAGAAGCAGCTGGTCGCCGAGGTCACGAAAGAGCTGAAAACATGCCCATatccatcttttcatcggccatagtTGAGGTTCCGGTCAACTGTCGTAGATCCGCCCGACATGGTTTCGAAGTATTTTTGTAGAAGGCCCTCTAAATTTAAGATTTAAGGGGAATATGTTCGatgaattatcttttgtagtttcttttcatcaccatccgaaaCTAGTTCaattttaatgcatacgttatgaCAGTTTGTCAGTTAGCATTTTTACGATAAGCTGAAGAATTCGAAGAAAATTATTCTTAACATCGACCTTGTACTAATGCAAACCTATttccgtattctccagactgGACTTTCAGGAAATATAATTATTCTGTCGGTATTATATTACGGAGGAACAATGGTTAACAACAGTGAGATGACAATCGGTGCGCTAACGTCTTTTATTCTGTACGCCGGTTACACTGCCATATCCATAGGAGGATTGAGTAATTTTTACACCGAAATAAACAAGGGAATAGGATCAGCCAGCAGAATCTGGGAAATAGTGGATCGGAAGCCGGCTATTCCGACTGAAGGCGGCCTAATGCTACAGAATCAACCAAAGGGAGAAGTGGTGTTCGATAGTGTTGGCTACAACTATCCTTCACGACCAGATGCGGTTGTTTTGAGCAATTTGAACTTGCGCGTGGAACCAGAGAGCATAACTGCTGTGGTCGGAAGAAGTGGCTCGGGAAAATCCACGATGGCTTCGTTATTGTTGAGGTTTTGCACAGCTTTTTCTTCGATGTCTGGATAAAGTATTCATGCGATTACTCTTTCTAGGTTGTATGATCCTCAAGCGGGAAATATTTTTCTGGACGGTCAAAATCTCAAGGATCTGAATTCAACATCACTTCGGCGGCACATAGGAGCCGTGAATCAGGTTAGTGGTTCacattttttcatgaattcTAGCAAAATCTCAATATTAGTATCGATAGGAACCAGTCTTATTCAGCGGATCAATTCGGGAAAACATACTGTATGGGCTCAATTTAGGCGACAAAGTATCAGAAAGCGATTTCCAACGAGCAGTTCACGAGGCACATGTGCACGAATTCGCGAAACATTTGCCGGACGGTTTGAACACACTTGTAGGCCAGCGAGGGATAATGCTCAGCGGAGGACAGAAGCAACGTGTTGCGATCGCGAGGGCAATCATCCGGGTGAATATTGTCTCAATTTGGTTGTACCATCAATTGTAATAATTCAATGTTATCCTTTTTGGGTGAAAGAATCCAAGAATTTTAATTCTGGATGAGGCGACCAGTGCGCTTGATGCGGTTTCGGAAGAGCTCATCCAGAAATCTTTGGAGCATTTGACAAGAAACCGAACTGTGCTGATAATTGCCCACCGCTTGAGTACAATTCGCAACGCGACAAACATTGCCGTTTTACAAAATGGCAAAATTGTTGAGCACGGTAATTATAGTGAGTTGTTTAAGGTTAACGAGGGTGTTTTCAAAGAATTAGTTCAACGACAAACGTTTTCGTTGTCGTCATAACGTTATCGTTTACATCTCGGATGTATTCCATAAGTAGGCCTTGATTTTCGTGAATCTGATgtgaaaagtttaaaatgtcATTATTGTTGATATACAAAGGCGATTCGTACTGAATCGAaataatttgtttcattttagtCACATATTTACATTCGATTTAGCTTATAGTTCATAGATCGGTTgaagtttaaaaataaaaattgtcatGAGATGTCGCTTCGGAGTGGAGATTTGCACATATTGATgagtacttcttcttctttctttgtttttaagaggctttaaactttgcagttcattcgcctctattgatGAGTACTAGAAtcattttcattatttaataaaatataACACTGTATTTCCTTATcgtatttattttaatttttgtaaacaaCGTTCTTGggtaaaaaatagttattaattcaCCGAAATTTCGCTTACACAATTGCTTCAGAATCATTAGCGAGTATCGATTCTCAGGGAATGATGCTTCCGTTTGAAGTGCCAACAATTTATCGTTCATTCAAGAGTGCTCACATCAGGAGCAATATTCCTCTTTGAGCTGTCGCCGTAGAATTTTTCCGGAGGCATTTTTAGGGATACAATCGAGGAAAGTTACGCCCCCATCCAGCTTTTTATATACGGCTACCCGCCCAGCAATATACTGCTGCAGGGCACTCTCGGTaactttagaatattttttcgcAACTATAAATGCACGTGGTACTTCGCCAGAAACAGGGTGTGCCTGGCCCACTACGGCTGCATCCTCCACATCCGGATGGTCGCGCAGAAGTTCTTCCAGCTCTGCCGGTGCCACTTGAAAACCTTTTACTTTGATCAATTCTTTCAGTCTATCGGTGATGTAAAAATGCAAGTTTTCATCGTAATGACCAATGTCTCCCGTCCGAAGCCAACCATCTCCAGCGAATATGTCATCTGTTGCAGTTTTATTATTGTGGTAACCTTTCATGATCTGTGGTCCTCTTATAAGAAGTTCACCACTTTGGTTGGGTCCAAGGGCGGTGTTTGTTGGATCATTCAGTCCGACTATTTTCGCTTGAGTTAGTGGCGCAGGTGATCCAACGGAAGCATAATTCTTGCTCCCCAGCGATCCAAGCAAAACAACTGGCGAAGTCTCAGTTAGCCCGTATCCCTGGGCAAAGTTGATGTTCGGTGCCTTTGATATCAGTCTTTCGGCATCTGATGCTCCCATAGGTGCAGCACCAGAGAAAATGTTTCGTACAGACACCAAATGTTCCGGTTTAACCATCTCAGCATTACTCAGGAAGAGAACTGTAAGAATGGAATTGCTATCGTGTCGTATTTACTCATAGTTGGCAAAAAGGACTTACTAATCGGAGGAACAAGATGCAAAACTGACCCTTTATGTTCAGTTAGTGACGCAAGAAAGGTGTCGGGCCGAAATGCTGGAAGTGTAACAAGTTTGGTTCCCCGGACCAGCTTTGAAATCATTGTCACCGTTAATCCATAGATATGAAAAAAAGGAAGCACGCAGGGCAATACGTCCTGAAAAGTGTCCGTCGTTGGTCGTATAATACACTCTTCCCCAGTTTTGGTAATCAACATTTCACTGTTGCAAATAATATTGGTATGTGTCAATTCGACCCCTTTCGGGAGCCCAGTTGTTCCTGATGAGTATGGTAGAAACGCAATATCTTCTGGCTGGCGGTTGTGACGCGGGGTGTTGCCGAACAGTACTCCTGGAGAAAGAAAGCATTTTTTTAGAAGTATTCGCTTGATGGTCATTACTTTTTGGTCTCACCTGCAGGATCCGATAATTCCATGAAATCGATTGCCCCATCGGGAAGTATATCATCAGGACTTGTTCGTATACAAACGATTGGAATCTGTTTTTTGGCCAAGTTTGTTGCCTCCTTCAATACTGAGTAGTTTGAAGATGTCCCACAAAGGATCTTTGAATCACTATCAATCAGTTGCCTACTGATTTCCTCTGCAATTGAAATAAGAAGGGAAGCATTTTAATCGTGAATTGGAATAATATGTGGAACTAGAAaatgtaatttgatataaccaTCTAAACAGTGTTGAAGGATAAACAAATTTATCGCAACACTTACATCTAGTCGTAACTTTTTCTTTTCTAATGGGTAGATTTCAACCTAGTTTTTTCCCGTTTCTCTTTGAAGTGTATTGTTACATCCTGTGAATGGCGTAGTTGTGTATTTTGTTCCAACCAAAGCGCATGAAAAGGGggtcgaatgaagatcgattcattctagaggtgtgcaaatcagctcatcatgatgaacagctctgatcatatcagctcatctaaatgagctgttctttatgaacagctcttcagctcagttgtcagtgccgactttcaatttgggtcccaaactcgatagccacgaagccagtttgaaaatgttaaaattcaaatgaaatttttcacaccatattattaattacttgaaacacgtattccagactattatttacaacagactcggcgagtacaacatttccgacatttttactgaggctttacattacaatagaaagttttcttcaaaaaaaaaaatcttatgagatttttgcaccgcctgcaaacaaagtgtttttcattgaaatagaatactcatttgatacacagaagttaattttcattaataatttgaattttaaaaacgtgttcattctgcctgagagccaattattatttttggcgccccctaaactggtaagcaaagctcaatgccgtcaacgcgaatataacagttgaaaagacgagggacaaatgaaactaaactgatgtcttaacacgaagagcgagagacggtcagttcatttgaatcttacagctcacacactctcttcaattctacagctcttttctctccttcatcatcatcaaagtgagctgaagagctgtttgattttttttgcgagctgttccgcgtcaactcacttcagagagtcgattcttcggaacagctcatgagcggatggaaCATCTCTAATTCATTCTgctctgctctgctctgcaataaacatcgggctgttgtgctattcaTAACTCAATAataatcatatcaactgtctccgttgtctggtctgctgaacaatgaaagaacagaaagaatactctcaCGCCTAAATGGTTACTACTGTGTaaattacaatttatagaaaccataaacatgtaacatgtacacgattgaaacccggctctgttgcagctaaaatgccaatgatcctaaataaataaacaaatgggataaaacaaACTCgatgtgggttatatctgtgctATAACCGTAAGGTTTTTGTTGTGTGGTTTTCGCATTCCATCGTGTATAATCTACAGACATGAATGAGAAAGCGCTGAAGTGAACTTCacacaattttgttttgtttgggtgttttttgttgaaaattgtaattgtgctcccgtggtcgagtggttagcggcaAACccatcatgccgggggttcggattcgattcTTGTTCAGGTCGGATAATATTTTTGTCAATTAAATTTCttcgtcttgcactgtggtcacgcgtattctagagtttgccactcagaatgctttcaaggcgtgttatttggcatagaaacctcaactaagtactaatgaaaatgacgcaagtaatactacgttgagacggcgaagttcctctaggaacgttattgtcatttaagaaaaagaagaagaagaagataaccgcaaggtagactaacgttgacatggaaaataattg from Toxorhynchites rutilus septentrionalis strain SRP chromosome 3, ASM2978413v1, whole genome shotgun sequence encodes:
- the LOC129775675 gene encoding uncharacterized protein LOC129775675, with amino-acid sequence MIRGIPSSLSQLSNVTNVIKKSWKNQCVVLLSTKSNLGNLREHTFPTENGFEQNSLYAKSLPVPLTTLDQYVWDKVDRWTNKTAVVCGVTGRNYTYGKLRDRCAALASRLQQICKLNPGDTLAICLPNVPEYPAIALGAIEAGLVVTTINPIYTVEEISRQLIDSDSKILCGTSSNYSVLKEATNLAKKQIPIVCIRTSPDDILPDGAIDFMELSDPAGVLFGNTPRHNRQPEDIAFLPYSSGTTGLPKGVELTHTNIICNSEMLITKTGEECIIRPTTDTFQDVLPCVLPFFHIYGLTVTMISKLVRGTKLVTLPAFRPDTFLASLTEHKGSVLHLVPPIILFLSNAEMVKPEHLVSVRNIFSGAAPMGASDAERLISKAPNINFAQGYGLTETSPVVLLGSLGSKNYASVGSPAPLTQAKIVGLNDPTNTALGPNQSGELLIRGPQIMKGYHNNKTATDDIFAGDGWLRTGDIGHYDENLHFYITDRLKELIKVKGFQVAPAELEELLRDHPDVEDAAVVGQAHPVSGEVPRAFIVAKKYSKVTESALQQYIAGRVAVYKKLDGGVTFLDCIPKNASGKILRRQLKEEYCS